GACCTTCAGCAGGTCAAGCAGCAGCCCTTTTTCCTTCCAGACGCCGGTTACCGTAGGCGGAAGAAGCGTTTCCACCGCGCCCATAAGCGATTTCATCAGCGCTTCGGGACGGGGGCCAAAAGCTTGATCCACCCGGCGCACCGTGCCGAACAGGTTGGTAACAACCGGAAAAGGAGTTCCTTTTACATTCGTAAACAACAGAGCCGGCCCCTCTTCCTGAATGACGCGGCGGTGTATCTCCGCCAGCTCCAGATAAGGATCGACTGGCGCTTCAATCACGGCAAGATCTTTGTCCTTCCGCAGTTGCTCTATCCATTGACGTAAATTACTGTATCCCAATATATTGTTCCTCCTCAAACCGACTCTATCCAAAATGGCTGGTTTCATCCGAAACAGCCTCTTTCTTTATCCTGCCAAGCTGCCAGACGCGCATGCTCATGTAGCACAGTACGCCGAACAGACCGGATATCAGCACAATATGGGCTAATGCGGCAAACAGGTACCACTGCTCATTATCCAACGTAAACACGACGCCCGCTCCGCTAAGAATCTGCAGCGCGCACAGAATGACGGCCGTAACTCCGAGCTTCTTAAGCTCGGGGTAAGCGCCGTAACGCCAGAACGACAAATGCCCAAGCGCCGCCACGAGTAGAAACAGCAGCATAGCCGCGACCCGGTGAAAGAACATAATGCCGACTCCTCCGGAAAGCTCCGGAATTACTTCTCCGTTGCACAAGGGCCAGCCCGAGCACCCGCCTTGCGAATCCGTATGGCTGACAAATGCGCCGATATACACGACGATATAAGCATAAATGGCGGTGATCCAGGTCAGCATGCGAAAGCTTCCCGCAAGCGGCGGAAGAGCGCCGGGCTGTTCGGCGGAGGGGCGCCTTCCCGCGCCAAGAGCCAGCATCAGCGAGCTGGCGAAGGCAATCAGCGAGAAGCCCATATGCAGCGCCATAACGGCGGCGGATTGCGGCCGGACGACCGCCAGCGCGCCCATGGCCGCTTGAATGACGACGAAGAGCAGCGTCATGAAGGCATACGCCTGCAAATCGCGGCGGTCCCGGGCATAGCGCCGGAAGGCAATCGCCGAGGCAAGCGAGAACAGGCCGGCAAGACCGCTGATCAGCCGGTGGCTCCATTCGATCATCTGTCCGAGCGTATAGGCCGGAACCAGCTTGCCATTACACAGGGGCCATTCATTTCCGCATTCGAGTCCGGACCCCGTTTTGGTGACCAGCGCTCCGCCAAGCAGGGCGAGAAACATAATGAGACAGGTTATGTACCCAAGCCATTTCAACTGTTTCGCCGTCAATTCCGATCACCCGCCGTTTCATGGGTTTTATGGAGCAAGAAGAAACGCCTGACGGCGTCCTGAAGGACGCGGGGTGCATTTCTCGTAGAAATATAAGGCCATTTATAAGCGTGAAACTTATAAATTCTTATATTTTGAAGAAGCTTTCCGGGCTTGCGTTACAGAAAGTTATGCGTTTCCATTATAACCGATAAGGGGAGATACGGCACACCTGCAAGTATATAATTTGAATTTCTCTTGCCGATATTCAAGAAGAAACGCTTGACGGCGTCTTTTTAAGACGCAGGTACGTTTTTCGTAGAAATATAAGACCAAATGATAAGCGCCCAGCTTATAAATTCTTATATTTTAAAAACGCCGCCTCCGCACGTACCCTGCGAAAGCGGCGAATCGCATTACTTGTGAATGGTCTGGTACACCTCGGACGCGCGGTTCAGAAAATCTTCAATTTCCTGTCTCGACTTGCGCAGCTTGTTGACGAACCGGACCAGTTCCCTTCCATCCGAATAGGCGACAAAGCTGGGGATGCCGAGTATATTCTGTTCCTGGCTGACTTCGCCAACCGCATCCACATCAACCTCTACCAGGGTCAGCTTATCTGCGTAATTCCGCTCAACCTCGGGCATAAACGGATCGATAAACTTGCAATCTCCGCACCAGTCTGCCTTGAATACGGCCACGGTCAGTCTTGGAGATTGGATGGCCACCTGAAATTCGGCCGCAGAGCTGATTTTGTCCATAACTTGCACCGTCCCTTCTGATATGACAATGGTTTCCCTTTAAGTGAAGCAAAATGCGCTGCGGAAGTCAAATACTCCTAATCTCTTTCCCGCGCGCGCGACGGCTGCAGCTTCATGAGCGGGCTTAGCAGCTTCCGCACCGGACGAGGATAGCTCGCCAGTTCCTGAGCGCTTAATACGCCAAGAACAATCAGCATAACAAGATAAAGGATGACAACCGCCGCTCCTGCGGCCAGACAGGCAATGAGATAGGCCAGGCGCGCGTGCATCATTCCGGAAAGGGCGATCCCGGCCTCGTTCAGGCCGTAACCGGCCGCGCCCGATACAATCACAGCCAGCAGATATCCTCTCCAGCGCTTGCCCATAATCTCGAACGGCACGATGCTCCGAAGCAGCCGCAAATTGAGGGTGGTGATGACAATAAAGCACAGCGCCGTAGCGATAATAATGCCGTAGATGCCCATGAACCGGCTGAGCAGAACGCTTGCCGCCAGCTTTACGATAATCCCCGCCAGCACATAGAACATGGATATACGCGATTTGCCCATACCGAGCAGAATGGAGTTCGAAGTGGTCATCGTAATCTGAAAAATAGTTCCCAGCGTCAGCAGGGCAATCATGCCGCTGCCAGAGGGGCTCGTGAAGAGCAGCCCATTCACCGAGTAGGCCGCCACGACAAGCGACAACACGATCGGCGTTCCGGTCAGGATGGCGATGCGCATCGCGAGCGTGATCTGCCGCTTCAGGTGAACCTCGTCCCGTCTTGCGTAAGCCGCGGAAATAACCGGAATCAGCGAGGTACTGAGGGCGATCGCCAACACGGGCGGGATGCCCGCGATGCTCTGCGCCTTCTGGCCGAGAATGGCGAGCTGCCTAGTCGCCTCGCCGACGCCCACCTGCCCGCTGAGCAGCGGAACGATCAGGGAAGAGTCGATGAAATAGACCGCTTGAATCGTCATGGACGACAAAATGATCGGTATGGATAAGCTGAAAATATCTTTATAAATCCCGAACAGCGGCAGTTTGGCTTCCGTGGAGGCCTGGATTCCGCTGTGCTTGTCGCTCCGTCTCATCTTAATGGCGGCATACAGCATGATGGCGAAAGCCCCGATGCTGCCGAACACGCTGCCGAACGAGGCCCCCGCCGCCATAACCGGATTGCCGTACCCCTGATGAAGCAAGAGAAAAGCCAGCAGGATGGCCGTAAACACGCGGGCGATCTGCTCCACGATTTGCGAAATCCCGTTGGCCATCATATTGTTGCGGCCTTGCGAGTACCCACGCATCATCGCGATGGTGGGGAACAGCAGCAGCGCTGGGGCGATGGCCCGGATCGCCAGCGTGCTCTCCGGCACGCCCGCATGCTTCGCGAACAGCGGTGCGGTTATGTACAGCGCCGCGCTGATGATCACGCCGGCGACGGCGCCAAAAATAAGCGCGGCCTGGTAAACCTGGCGCGCTTCATCCGGACGGTTCAGGGCGTAGCGCTCTGAGACCATTTTGCTGAGCGTGCTGGGAATGCCCGCCGTGGCGAGCGTCAGCAGCATCAGATACACATTGTTGGCCTGCGAGAAGGCCGCATCCCCGACATCGTTGAACAAATGCTCAAGCGGAACCCGCTGAAAAATGCCAAGCACGCGCGCCACCAGCGCGGCGGCGGCGAGAATAATCGTGCCTTTGATAAAAGAATCCTTCTTCGACAATCTGTTTCCCCTACTTTGCAGTGAATTTAATACCGGCCGATCCAAATAAAGAAGAGGATGACCATAACGATTTGCAGCACGATTTTCACCACGGTGCTGCTGAACAGCCCGAGCATGGAGCCGGCGCTGACCTTGAGCGCTTTGCCCGGATTCGATCCGGCGATCATCTCGCCGATAAACGCTCCAAGAAGCGGCCCAATAATGAGGCCGAACGCGGGGATCACGAACGGTCCCGCGATCAGGCCGATTGTACTTCCGATAATGGAAGCGCGCGAACCGCCGAATTTTTTGACGCCCCATGCCCCCACGATATAGTCCGCAATGAACAGCGCGGCGACGATCAGCGTCTGGATAATCCAGAACAACGGCCCGAACGGCGCGAAGCCGAAGAACCAGCCGTAGACGAAGAAGGCAAAGTAAATCGCCAAAGCTCCCGGCAAAATCGGATAGACGGCTCCGGCCAAGCCGACGGCAAACAGTGCAATAATCAGAATCCAACCGAGAATAGTCAAGCTTGGTCCCTCCTGTATTTTATTGTCGGCGTGCCCTCATCCGCAGGCCCTTGCGTTAGATCACGGTCTGTGCTGGGAAGCCTCTACTTCATCAAGCAATAGGAAACGGCGGATGACTTCGGCGATTCCATCTTCGTTGTTCGTCGAGGTTACTGCGTCGGCTTCCTGCTTGATGGTATCCTGTGCATTGCCCATCGCAACGCCAAGGCCTGCCTGCTGAATCGCCGCCAGATCGTTCAGGCTGTCGCCGACCGCGACGACTTCCTCCATCTTGATGCCCAGCAAGCCGCACACTTCCTTGATTCCGGCCGCTTTATTCACGCCGAGCGGATTGATCTCGAGATTGTAAGGCGAGGAGTTGGTGATCTCCAGACCGCCCATGTCCTGCAGCTTCAGCAGCACCTGATGGCGGATATCGTTATCTTCCGTATGATAGCCGAACTTCAGCCACTCCCGCCCATCGATATCGCCGTCCCAGCTTTCCTTGTTATACACGCCATCGACGGCGTACGCCCAAAACCAGATGCCGGACTCAACCGCGATCTCGTGCATTTGTTTGACGAGCTCCGGGTCCATCATTGAACGGCGGTACAGCTCATGCGGCGCCCGCCACACTTCGCTGCCGTTCACCGTCACCATCGGCGTCTTGAGTCCAAGCTGCTCGGCGTAAGGATACGCGGAGTCGAAAGAACGTCCGGTGGACAAGCAGACATGGATGCCCGCGTCCACCGCCCGGTGAATCCATTTTACCGTGTCCGGTGTAATCACTTGTTCATCATTCAGCAGGGTCCCATCCATATCCAAAGCAAGCAGGCGGTATTTGGCAGTCATTGCCATCCCTCCATTTTCTATTTTATTTGTTTGTATCAGTCGTTTGATTCTGCTGCAAGCCCTTTTTCGGCACGCCGTTCAGCCCGTACTCCCAGTCGTAAGCGTCAAAAATCTTCCGCGCGACCGGCGCTGCGCTGTTCGAGCCAAAGCCCCCTTCGGGGATGACGACGGCAACGGCCAGCTTCGGATTCTCGCGCGGCGCATAAGCGATAAAGACGCCGTTGTCGAGGTTGGTTGCGATTTTTGTCTTTTTGTCAACATACGTCTGTTGCGAAGTTCCTGTCTTGCGAGCAAAATCGTAAGGGAAATTGTCAAATGCATTTATGTCACTGTTCATTCCGCGCTTAATTTCATTCCAATATGAGTCATCCATCTTGACGGTATTCAGCACCTCGCGTCCGAACGTCTTGACCACTTGCCCCGAGGAATTCGTGATTTTGCTGACAAGATGTGGTTTGATTCGCTCGCCTTTATTGGCCAACGTGGAAGCATACTGAGCAAGCTGAAGAGTTGTATAAGCACCCTGCTGACCGAACGAGGCATAGACCAAGGCAGACTGCACGCTTCCAGACTTCGCCTCTTTTGTATAGTTGATCTGACCCAAAAACTCTCGTGGCAGGTCAACGCCAGTCGATACGCCAAGACCAAACTCCTTCATATATTTATCCCATACATCGATGCCCTTGGAAGCATATTTTTCATACAGTCTCTTACCAACCATATCAACCATAAAGACGTTGGAGGAATGTTCAATAGCCAAAGCGGGGTCCATTCTGCCATAGACGTGGCCAGAGGCATTCCGAACCTTGGTTTCATGGCCGGCCTTACCGAAGGAAGTTATCCCCCTATCCGTGTACCAATCTGATGTTTTAAAGAGTCCCTCATTGAGACCAAGCAATACACTAAGCGGCTTGACGGTGGAGCCCATAAAAACGGTCGAGGAGAAGCCATGACCCGATCTGCCCGAAGAGTTCGGCGTTATTGCGCCGTTTTGATAATTGAACTCGATCTCATCCCAAATTTCCATAATTCTGCCGTCAGCCCACGCATTCGTATCGTAATCCGGAATGCTGGCCATGGCCACGATATTTCCGGTATCGACCTCCATCGCGACCGCGTAGCCCGTTATGGCATTGGGATGCGTCTTGCCCTGAACCGGGTGGGTATGCAGCCATTTGATCTGGTCCGTTATCGCCTGCTGGGTCTTGAGCTGCACATTTTTGTTGATCGTCATCCAGATGTCATTTCCCTTTACAGGAGGGACAACCTTCTCAATTTTTTCCGCCATGTTCTGCGGATTGATGGAAATCTCCTGGTATCCATTCTGCCCGCGAAGCTCACGCTGGTACTGAAGCTCAAGGCCGTCGAAACCGACGAACTCGTCGTCTTTGTAAGTCAGGCCCGCTGTCGGATTCTTCTTCATCGTGTTCAGAATGTTCTGGTAGATGGGAAGACTGTTGGAATTCTTGAACAGCTTGATATACCCGACGGTCTGGACAGCCACTGTATCCTTGTCGTAATGCCGCACGTTCTCTTCCACGACTTCCAGGCCCGGGTATTCATTCTTGTGCTCCATAAAATAAGCGACTTCCTTGGCGGAGAGTCCCACCTTGATCCGACGGGGAGTATAGCCGTTGTACTTCCTGTACTTTAGGTCAAGCGAATCTTTTACCTGTTCCTCTGTCAGCTCCTCCCCGCTCTTGTCGCCCATTTCATTGAATTTATTCACCAGATCCGCCGCCAGCTTGTCGACAGCGGCCTTCGCTTCCGGAGTAAAGTCCGTAATGCCGGTATCTTTGTCCGTCTTTTTGGCGGTGTATTCCTTGGTGAGCGTAATGTACAGTGACTGGACAGGGGAGGAGTAAGCGATCTTCTCGCCTCCGGCGGCGAGGATCGAACCCCGCATGGCGGCCAGCGGCACATCTTTCGTATCCCGGTTCGTCTCCACTTCGGACAGCGTCGGTCCTTCTACAAATTGCAGCACGGCAAGACGGATAATAATGACGCAAAAGATGACAAATGTGCTGAAAAAGAAAATATTGATCCGCAGCGCCAGGGTGCTTTTGCCGTTGGTCTCGTCCGAGGGCAAGACCTGTTTGGGAAAAAGGTTCACTTTGTTCTCTCCTTAATTATAGCATTAAAGAATACCCTATGAATCCCCGGGAAGCTGGTTAATGTCCAAGGAATTCATTTCCAAAGTAACCCATTTATTGTAACACAAGCACCGCTGCGTCTCTAATAATTTCAGCACATTTTCTGGTTAGTCATTAAAGAAAAAGACATCTTCCTTGTGTGGAGAAATACAAAGAAGATGTCCCCTCTCTTATCTACGATTTAAAGGCTGATGTCAGCTTCTTTAGTTCGTTCCCGTTGCGCTGCTCTCGCCAGGACTGCCGCTTTGACCTGCAGATTGCTGCTGGAGACTCTTCTTCGGCACACCGTCCAGCCCGTACTCCCAGTCGTATGCGTCAAAAATCTTCCGCGCGATCGGCGCTGCGCTGTTCGAGCCAAAGCCCCCTTCGGGGATGACAACGGCAACGGCCAGCTTCGGATTCTCGCGCGGCGCGTAGGCGATGAAGACGCCGTTGTCTTTTAATACACCTCTCGCCGCCTGCTGCGAGGTTCCCGTCTTGCGGGCAAAGTCGTAAGGGAATCCGTCAAACGCGCTGACGTCACTGTTCATGCCGCGCTTGACCTCATTCCAATAAGCATCATCCATTTTGACGGTATTCAGCACCTCGCGTCCAAACGTCTTGACCACTTTCCCCGAGGGATCCGTAATTTTGCTGACAAGATGCGGCTGGATCCGCTCACCCTTATTGGCCAGCGTAGAAGCATACTGGGCAAGTTGAAGTGTAGTATAAGCCCCCTGTTGACCGAAAGAGGCATAAACCAACGCTGCCTGGGCACTGCCTGCCGCCTTTAGATTCGTATAGTTGATTCTCCCCAGAAACTCATTGGGCAGATCAACTCCAGTCGATACACCTAGTCCAAACTCCTTCATATATTTGTCCCATACGTCGATGCCCTTGGAAGCATATTTCTCATACAGTCTCTTACCAACCATATCAACCATAAAGACGTTGGATGAATGTTCAATAGCCAAAGCGGGGTCCATTCTGCCATAGACGTGGCCAGAGGCATTCCGAACCTTCGTCTCATGGCCGGCCTTACCGAAGGAAGTAATCCCCCTATCCGTATACCATGTCGAGGTTGTAAACAGTCCCTCATTAAGCCCGATCAATACGCTTAGCGGCTTGACGGTGGAACCCATCAGAACGGTCGATTCAAAATTATTGCCCGATCTCCCGGACGAAAAGGGAGTAATCGTGCCATTCTGATAGTTGGTGATGTCCAGGATTTTCGAAATGCTGCCGTCCGTCCACGCATTCGTATCATAATCCGGCATGCTTGCCATAGCCACAATATTACCGGTGTCGACCTCCATAGCGACCGCGTAGCCCGTTATAGCGTCAGGATGCGTCCTTCCCTGAACGGCATGGGTATGCAGCCATTTGATCTGGTCCGTTATCGCCTGCTGGGTCTTGAGCTGCACATTTTTGTTGATCGTCATCCAGATGTCATTTCCCTTTACAGGAGGGGCAACCTTCTCAATTCTTTCCGCCATGTTCTGCGGATTGATGGAAATCTCCTGGTATCCATTCTGCCCGCGAAGCTCACGCTGGTACTGAAGCTCAAGGCCGTCGAAGCCGACGAATTCGTCGTCTTTGTAAGTCAGGCCCGCGGTCGGATCCTTTTTCATCGCGTTCAGAACGTTCTGGTAGATGTCAAGACTGTTGGAATTCTTGAACAGCTTGATATACCCGACCGTTTGCACAGCCACCGTATCCTTGTCATAATGCCGCACATTCTCTTCCACGACTTCCAAGCCAGGGTATTCATCCTTGTGCTCCATAAAAAATGCGACTTCCTTCGTGGAAAGTCCCACCTTGATCCGGCGGGGCGTATAGCCATTGTACTTTTTGAACTCCAAGTCGAACGAGTCCTTGACCTCTTGCACCGTTAGCTTTTGCTCGGTCGTGTCGCCCAGCCGATTGAACTTGTCCACCAGGTCAGCCGCCAATTTGTCGGCCTTCGCCTTGGCTTCCGGAGTAAAGTCCGTTTTGCCGGTATCCTTGTCCGTCTTTTTCGCGGTGTATTCCTTGGTCAGCGTAATGTACAGCGACTGCACGGGGGTGGAGTACGCGATTTTCTCGCCTCCGGCGGCGAGGATCGAACCCCGCATAGCGGCAAGCGGCACATCTTTCGTATCCCGGTTCGTCTCCACTTCGGTCAGCGTCGGGCCTTCCACGAATTGCAGTACCGCAAGACGGATAATAATTACGCAGAATATGACAAATGTGCTGAAAAAGAATACATTGATCCGCAGCGCCAGGGTGCTCTTGCTATTGGTCTCGTCCGAGGGCGAGACCTGTTTGCGAAAAAGGCTCACTTTGTTCTCTCCTT
This region of Paenibacillus sp. URB8-2 genomic DNA includes:
- a CDS encoding Cof-type HAD-IIB family hydrolase encodes the protein MTAKYRLLALDMDGTLLNDEQVITPDTVKWIHRAVDAGIHVCLSTGRSFDSAYPYAEQLGLKTPMVTVNGSEVWRAPHELYRRSMMDPELVKQMHEIAVESGIWFWAYAVDGVYNKESWDGDIDGREWLKFGYHTEDNDIRHQVLLKLQDMGGLEITNSSPYNLEINPLGVNKAAGIKEVCGLLGIKMEEVVAVGDSLNDLAAIQQAGLGVAMGNAQDTIKQEADAVTSTNNEDGIAEVIRRFLLLDEVEASQHRP
- a CDS encoding peptidoglycan D,D-transpeptidase FtsI family protein, whose protein sequence is MSLFRKQVSPSDETNSKSTLALRINVFFFSTFVIFCVIIIRLAVLQFVEGPTLTEVETNRDTKDVPLAAMRGSILAAGGEKIAYSTPVQSLYITLTKEYTAKKTDKDTGKTDFTPEAKAKADKLAADLVDKFNRLGDTTEQKLTVQEVKDSFDLEFKKYNGYTPRRIKVGLSTKEVAFFMEHKDEYPGLEVVEENVRHYDKDTVAVQTVGYIKLFKNSNSLDIYQNVLNAMKKDPTAGLTYKDDEFVGFDGLELQYQRELRGQNGYQEISINPQNMAERIEKVAPPVKGNDIWMTINKNVQLKTQQAITDQIKWLHTHAVQGRTHPDAITGYAVAMEVDTGNIVAMASMPDYDTNAWTDGSISKILDITNYQNGTITPFSSGRSGNNFESTVLMGSTVKPLSVLIGLNEGLFTTSTWYTDRGITSFGKAGHETKVRNASGHVYGRMDPALAIEHSSNVFMVDMVGKRLYEKYASKGIDVWDKYMKEFGLGVSTGVDLPNEFLGRINYTNLKAAGSAQAALVYASFGQQGAYTTLQLAQYASTLANKGERIQPHLVSKITDPSGKVVKTFGREVLNTVKMDDAYWNEVKRGMNSDVSAFDGFPYDFARKTGTSQQAARGVLKDNGVFIAYAPRENPKLAVAVVIPEGGFGSNSAAPIARKIFDAYDWEYGLDGVPKKSLQQQSAGQSGSPGESSATGTN
- a CDS encoding DUF456 domain-containing protein, with protein sequence MTILGWILIIALFAVGLAGAVYPILPGALAIYFAFFVYGWFFGFAPFGPLFWIIQTLIVAALFIADYIVGAWGVKKFGGSRASIIGSTIGLIAGPFVIPAFGLIIGPLLGAFIGEMIAGSNPGKALKVSAGSMLGLFSSTVVKIVLQIVMVILFFIWIGRY
- a CDS encoding COX15/CtaA family protein, which codes for MTAKQLKWLGYITCLIMFLALLGGALVTKTGSGLECGNEWPLCNGKLVPAYTLGQMIEWSHRLISGLAGLFSLASAIAFRRYARDRRDLQAYAFMTLLFVVIQAAMGALAVVRPQSAAVMALHMGFSLIAFASSLMLALGAGRRPSAEQPGALPPLAGSFRMLTWITAIYAYIVVYIGAFVSHTDSQGGCSGWPLCNGEVIPELSGGVGIMFFHRVAAMLLFLLVAALGHLSFWRYGAYPELKKLGVTAVILCALQILSGAGVVFTLDNEQWYLFAALAHIVLISGLFGVLCYMSMRVWQLGRIKKEAVSDETSHFG
- a CDS encoding putative polysaccharide biosynthesis protein, whose protein sequence is MSKKDSFIKGTIILAAAALVARVLGIFQRVPLEHLFNDVGDAAFSQANNVYLMLLTLATAGIPSTLSKMVSERYALNRPDEARQVYQAALIFGAVAGVIISAALYITAPLFAKHAGVPESTLAIRAIAPALLLFPTIAMMRGYSQGRNNMMANGISQIVEQIARVFTAILLAFLLLHQGYGNPVMAAGASFGSVFGSIGAFAIMLYAAIKMRRSDKHSGIQASTEAKLPLFGIYKDIFSLSIPIILSSMTIQAVYFIDSSLIVPLLSGQVGVGEATRQLAILGQKAQSIAGIPPVLAIALSTSLIPVISAAYARRDEVHLKRQITLAMRIAILTGTPIVLSLVVAAYSVNGLLFTSPSGSGMIALLTLGTIFQITMTTSNSILLGMGKSRISMFYVLAGIIVKLAASVLLSRFMGIYGIIIATALCFIVITTLNLRLLRSIVPFEIMGKRWRGYLLAVIVSGAAGYGLNEAGIALSGMMHARLAYLIACLAAGAAVVILYLVMLIVLGVLSAQELASYPRPVRKLLSPLMKLQPSRARERD
- a CDS encoding thioredoxin family protein, with the translated sequence MDKISSAAEFQVAIQSPRLTVAVFKADWCGDCKFIDPFMPEVERNYADKLTLVEVDVDAVGEVSQEQNILGIPSFVAYSDGRELVRFVNKLRKSRQEIEDFLNRASEVYQTIHK
- a CDS encoding peptidoglycan D,D-transpeptidase FtsI family protein, producing MNLFPKQVLPSDETNGKSTLALRINIFFFSTFVIFCVIIIRLAVLQFVEGPTLSEVETNRDTKDVPLAAMRGSILAAGGEKIAYSSPVQSLYITLTKEYTAKKTDKDTGITDFTPEAKAAVDKLAADLVNKFNEMGDKSGEELTEEQVKDSLDLKYRKYNGYTPRRIKVGLSAKEVAYFMEHKNEYPGLEVVEENVRHYDKDTVAVQTVGYIKLFKNSNSLPIYQNILNTMKKNPTAGLTYKDDEFVGFDGLELQYQRELRGQNGYQEISINPQNMAEKIEKVVPPVKGNDIWMTINKNVQLKTQQAITDQIKWLHTHPVQGKTHPNAITGYAVAMEVDTGNIVAMASIPDYDTNAWADGRIMEIWDEIEFNYQNGAITPNSSGRSGHGFSSTVFMGSTVKPLSVLLGLNEGLFKTSDWYTDRGITSFGKAGHETKVRNASGHVYGRMDPALAIEHSSNVFMVDMVGKRLYEKYASKGIDVWDKYMKEFGLGVSTGVDLPREFLGQINYTKEAKSGSVQSALVYASFGQQGAYTTLQLAQYASTLANKGERIKPHLVSKITNSSGQVVKTFGREVLNTVKMDDSYWNEIKRGMNSDINAFDNFPYDFARKTGTSQQTYVDKKTKIATNLDNGVFIAYAPRENPKLAVAVVIPEGGFGSNSAAPVARKIFDAYDWEYGLNGVPKKGLQQNQTTDTNK